A genomic window from Agrobacterium tumefaciens includes:
- a CDS encoding LacI family transcriptional regulator: MKRPTITDVANAAGVSVATVDRVLNGRLPVREETSRRVFEAAEKIGFHATNIIRQRMLADLPSYNLGIILRKERHSFYQTFADELELAARNVRDRHLNLRIEFAQSGEPSELAALLTGMKGRVHAVAATGPDHHDVTAAVEALKAKGIPTFSLLSDFAQGVREAYLGANNMKVGRTAAWMISRLARSKGKVLLLLGGHRFHGHSLRETGFRSYMREYAPEFEVMDALITLETRRLTYELVMDTIAKHSDLVGIYCVGGGMEGVIEALQQENRQETIVCLVNELTPESRQALLERRITGVFQTPLRELCADLVATMVHTIEHGMAETPGQRFVPAHLWVPESL; this comes from the coding sequence ATGAAACGTCCGACAATCACAGATGTCGCAAACGCCGCCGGTGTCAGCGTCGCAACCGTTGACCGGGTGCTGAACGGTCGCCTGCCGGTGCGGGAGGAAACCTCGCGGCGGGTGTTCGAGGCGGCGGAAAAGATCGGCTTTCATGCCACCAACATCATTCGCCAGCGTATGCTGGCCGATCTGCCATCCTACAATCTCGGCATCATTCTGCGGAAAGAACGGCACTCCTTTTACCAGACATTTGCCGATGAGCTTGAGCTTGCGGCGCGCAACGTCAGGGATCGACACCTCAACCTGCGCATCGAATTCGCACAGTCGGGTGAGCCGAGCGAGCTTGCCGCGCTTCTCACCGGCATGAAAGGCCGCGTCCATGCGGTTGCCGCCACCGGGCCTGATCATCATGATGTCACAGCCGCCGTCGAGGCTTTGAAGGCGAAGGGTATTCCCACATTCTCGCTGCTTTCCGATTTCGCGCAGGGCGTTCGGGAAGCCTATCTCGGTGCGAACAACATGAAAGTCGGGCGCACGGCAGCATGGATGATCTCGCGGCTGGCGCGCAGCAAAGGCAAGGTGCTTCTGCTGCTTGGCGGCCACCGTTTTCACGGCCATTCGCTGCGGGAAACCGGCTTTCGCAGCTATATGCGGGAATATGCGCCGGAGTTCGAGGTGATGGACGCGCTTATCACGCTGGAAACAAGGCGGCTTACCTATGAGCTTGTCATGGACACCATCGCCAAACACAGCGATCTCGTCGGCATCTATTGTGTCGGTGGCGGCATGGAAGGGGTGATCGAGGCCCTGCAGCAGGAAAACCGCCAGGAAACTATCGTCTGCCTCGTCAACGAATTGACGCCGGAATCCCGGCAGGCCTTGCTGGAACGGCGCATTACCGGCGTGTTCCAGACACCGCTTCGCGAATTATGCGCTGATCTCGTCGCCACCATGGTGCACACCATTGAGCACGGAATGGCGGAAACGCCGGGGCAAAGATTTGTACCCGCTCATCTGTGGGTTCCTGAGAGTCTTTGA